The nucleotide sequence ATTCCGATCCGAGAGTATTTTATGTAggttgtttaaatataatcgaATACCCTATAAGATTACCGCTATTATTGAACTTAATACACTTGTTCCGGCGGTATAAATAAGGTTTCATTATACATTTTTATGGACAAAATTAGGACAATTTATCTATTAGTTCCCAGAACCGCCGATATTTTTTATCGAGATCCGCTCTGCCACAAAGTCGAAAACCATTTGCTACACACGCAATTGATATCCAGACACTCCACAAATtacattttacaattttgttcagatttatTTCCGGGATATCCATGCTTCTTCATACCACAATACCCGCAGGTGTCTTTGATTCCATACGAACAAATTCATCCCCTATATATGAAACCGCAAATTCCCTACATTCCTGCTGCTCCACATTGCCCACCCAGGCCTGTTCACCCGCCACGGCTGCCAACTTTGCTTCAACCAAATGTACAACGACCATCTCGAGACAGACAAGCAAGATATAATGCAggtatttgattttatttaatgttgattttaattctgatgAATATTTTATCACCTGTACCTAACAAACTCTTCCGAGTATAAAACCATATGCTGCTGCTGCCCTGAGTGCTGACCTATTACACCTTGAAATATGCGCATAtagatattcaaatatattattattcattgttGCTGCTGCACGTATCTGCTGTTTATATTAAAATGTTGAGTATTTTGCTTTTCCAATGTTCTAGACTAGCAGGATTCGGGGTATAAATCCcttccaatttattacattcagCTGGACGATTTCCAGCTCAGGTCTTTAACACGGCGGGGGCTTCACCAGTTATGTGACACCAGTTCCGTACCAAACTAAACTTTGTTTTAAGTCTATAAATTGGGTATGGGCTGTGCCGAACTAAAACGATTTTGATACGATCAAAAATAGTAGCCCATacacatcgttagatatcaATGAATGCTTGTACATTTTTTTCTAAGAGAAAGACGTCAATAATAACAATAAGCgttgttaaaaaaaaaggtttgccGATCAAAAGACGACTGTCGAATCATGAGTCATACTTTCGGATTTCCCGGGGTCTGACATCGGAGTCAAATGAAAACCAGACTAGGAAAAAGTTGGTTATATCGAAAATACTGAATTTAAACTTGTTCCCAGTCGCCGCGTGCCCATGTAACAGACATCACACCCATTAATCCTGGAAATATCAGTTTAGGATCTTTTGTAGAAAGTTCCTTCCAAAAACATCCCCGACAACGCTCAAAATAgttagtaattattcaggtAGGATTAGGGTAAGGAATACAAATTGCGCTGGGAagtcaaattttcgaataattcctaAACCTAACCGGATAATTAcctacattttttttcattttaaagcgAGTCGgggatgtttttctcaaatctcacatttttgcattgatgGCGGGGGCATTTTACAGAAGATCCCAGTTCTTAAAAAGGAATATTCCAATTtacgtttttttattattatttttagcgttaCGTGGCCATGATAACACTGCATTTCAAACCCACAACCCTACAATGGTAGAGCATTATAGAACAAGAGATGCATCATCCGTGGCAGGAAGAAAATTATTCTCTGGATTGCGAAGAACTTTGAACGACGCAACAGTTCAACCTTCCATCGGGAATAGCGTCATTGACGGTGGAAGAAAACGAAGGCTGGTAGGTCTTGCTGATCAATATCCGTAACATTTTGCTCACTGATAAAGTATATacttatatttcaatttttgaatttaagtgctattacaatttttttaaattattgaacaCGAAGTCCACATAAGGACATTGGCGTGGCTAGGGAGGGGGCCACGGTCTGAGACCCTCAttatgaaatgtaaaaaattaataGTTTTATGTATCAAACATAGCATTTTTTGTACTTAAAGAAAGCTCTATAAAGACattacttttttcaaatttctatgaGACCCgatattttgttcaaaatgtctGCGTTTCTTTTTATTTCGTGGAAACACATTTGTTATAACATATGGGAAcatttttctatattatttgacCCTCGTATCCTTAATATTTGAGCCATGTTCTCCCTTATTTCAGAGACGCAGACGAAAGAAAATTCTCGACACCGACAAACAACTTGGAATTGTTCATTCAGAAGAACTCAGCAGCATCAATATGTCTTGTAGGTTGGCTTTCGAAAACTGTGAATATAAAAGTTGCGTATATAACTAACAAAAACTGGTGTACGGTAAAAAACTATTGCTCTTCCAGTTTTTAGTAAATATAGTAGTCTTGTTATATTTTCTCACTACAGATTAAACATCTGTGTATGAAGTATATTTCACGACTTTAATACAGGTAGAACGCACTAGATTTGGGAAAGAGATACATTTGTTGGCACGATATTTCACTGTATAATTAATTGACTGGATACGAATAATTCAAAGCAAATAAATCAAAAGGCAGTCATAACGCCATGAAATTTCCATTTGCTAGCATAAATTAAAATAACGCAGTGTCAAAGTGTCGTCTTACGCTTTGACCAGTGTGCCACACAAACACTAAAATATTGCTAAAACCATAAGTGTGTAAGTACTGATATATCACTTACATTGGCGGTGTTTTTCTACTTTGTACATAACTGCACATGGAGACTACATATgcatcgttttaatattatgttcttgttatttttaatatccTCAACACTTTACTTTTTAGCCCATCTCAACACACAGATTCCAACTAACACAAACGATGACGATGCAAATTATGAGACTTGTGATGATGAGGACGATTTTACGGCCATTGCAACGGATTCAAGGGCATTGAAATCTCGACAATGTACTTTAGGTAAACATGCAGTCACTTAATGCggctaaaccttttttttttatataaattacgGGGTTTGAAATACATGGCAAAACGCCTCAAGGCAAGGTTTCTCAAACTCGACTTCGAAACTAGCCACGAAGCGACTCCGAAGGGACACGATATAAGAACTTTACCAGGTACCATTTTCCAGGACTACATTAATATTGAGAAAATCAGCTGCGATTTGATGAATGGGTGGATAAAATAGAAACTAAAGATACCCCGCATGCCATTCTTCTCCCAGACAAAACTGTGCAAAGTGGAAACATATGACATTTTATGTATCAACAAAATTGTATATATCTTCAATTTTCCGATTTTCATCTTCTATCAGCCCGTGgtttatattgtttaaaaattgtatatataagGTATTGCTCCAAAGATTTAACCTagaaatatataatttgttgcATTTCAGATGATTATCGTGAATCTGGCAACGGGCACAATGACGTGGCACAAAGCAATGCCGATTTTACAGCAATCGCTACCAACAAGTCTTACTCGCATGTATTCTCTGTAAGTATACTTTCATAATCAATTTCAGATAATAATACAAAGTGGCaattaaagtttatttttaacACATAGAATTGTACGAAAGAGTACTATTGTGCTCGAGCTTATTTGGGCAATGACGTTCATATTGCTCAAGTCTATGTTTCTTTAATGAAAATATCCCgaattatttttctatttcataAAAGTATCCCTTATTGAGGAAAGCAAAGCATGATTGCAGACACAGTTATGTATAACTGATATACCAATTGCCAAATAAAATGTCTACTCTATGTGGGCTTTATATTGTTGCAGGTAAAATCTGCCACTCACTTTCACGGAAAAAAGGGAAATTCTGTCTCTAGACGGGCAGTGCTGAGACGAAGACGTGGTAATCTAGATGCGACTTCACACAATTCCGAAGTCGGCGTAGGAACATCTAGAAAACAAAAGTCGCCTGTGAAACCTAACACAGATAATTACTGGGGCGCAGTTGCCAATATTGAGTCGTTTTGGGATGCCTCCATTCGGTCGATATGCTCACGAATGGAATCGGAACTACGGTTAGGTGTAGTCGCTGATAACTTGTCTCCGCATAGGGATAAAACAGATTGCCGTTGCAAAAATTGCCTGAGAAAAAGATCGAACCAAGGCGGCTCCAAAGCGATACACCAGAAGGACGAGCAAAACGAGGACCAGAAATCGCCTGAATTGTGGTGGGACAAAACTGCCGGTACTGAATACGAATGGTCCTTGAATTACGTGAACGATGTGAACAATAATACTCCGAGCTTGTCGTCATGTGAACAGACCAATAAATCGGAtgaatatgttgttgttgaccTTAGCAAAGATGACGTCACCCGGAAGTGTGAAAATGCGGAAGGGAATAACAATCCTGGCGATGAGAAAGATACATCCGATGATTTTTGCGAAATATCGATTTCAAAAGATTCTAATGTTTCAACAAAACGCCGTTTACTTCCCGTTGACTGGGATTCCATACAACAAGATGGCGAAAACTCCAAAGAACAGAAGACTTTGGATTCCCAAACAGAGCAACCGCCTCCCAATATTGCAGAACTCGATAAAGCCATTGTTGACCATGGTCCTCTGACCTCTGACCCGCACACAATGCCCGAAGACTTGCAAGCTTCGATATCATCTACGCTTGAAAAGCTAGGCTGTAAGAAGCAAATAACCAACAAAGACGCATCACCGATGCCTAAACAGGGCGACTCTGAACGCGGCAATAATGAggcaaataataataaagcGGAGTCGAATGGGCCAGCTCGTGAAACGGTCCGTACTAGTTTCAAACAACAGCAGATAATTGGCAGTAATTTGACAAACCGATCGCTGTCCAATCCATGTATAAGTAATTTCGACTACGTTGGTAAACAACTTGCAAAAGATGGGTCAATTAGAAGGACTTCCTCATGCCCAGATATTTACTGTAAAGTTAAGCTTGAAGCAGACGAGTCGGATACGCAGCAGAATAAGTCACTGGTACTCGAGGAATTTAAGTTTGGTGATTTATTTCGTCGAAGAGCTTGTGCTGTAAGCGGATCCATTTCAGATCAACCTTTCATAAAAAAAAGTGACAAGCGTGAGAATACAAGTCAGAATTATTTGAATAACAGGAATTTCTATGACGCCTCAAAGCCAAGAGTAGGCGACAATGAACAACTGCGTACTAAGGATAAAGCTAGTGAAGGAAAATACACTCAGAAGAGGAGAGATGGAGTTGGTTTTACACAAAAGCAGGCATGCTGGTCGACAGAGCCGGTGGCGTTTATAACTATGGGGGCTGACAAACTTTCAGTATCAAAATTGGTGAATAAAAACTTATCTGCGACTAAATCACTTATTGATAAAGGATGGACAACAACATTTCTACAACCTGTCGTCAGCGCAAAACAACAACATGTGCGGCCTTTGTACTTCAACAAAAACGTCTCCACCTATCCAAGGAGATTGGATAACGTAAAACACGCTGGCGTTAGCCGATATGAACAACGAAACACGCGTTTTGTACCTTTGCCTGTGCTACTAGCGTGTAACACGAACACAATCAGCGGGGCAAAAAGAAGAGCTCGTGCGCCTCACAGACGCCGTTCAACAAGTCACTTGCATCAGTCGCTTTTATCCAAACGTGAACGGCACTATAGAAGCAAACAACTGGCGACCTCGTTTTTACAGAACTCAGAAAATGACCGAAATTGGACGTATCCTTCTCATGAAGAGAAACGAGTTCTGTGTCCAGTCAATGAAACGTATTTTAGAGAGGTATGTCAGATTTTGTTGATTTGGGCAGTATGAGACTCTAATTGATTGCAAACGATGTGTTATTGTTTTTAATGGCACTTATATTTCACTCCAAACACGGCCCTGTGCAattagccactgatatctaactaCATGGAGGTGCAATTCTTTTCGAAAAGACCGGTTCGGCTTCATTTCATCCTGAGTGAGATGAGGGCATCAGATTTGAAACCGAGATGTGTACTTTTCGGTGTATGAACTTAGGTTCATGTATATATGGCAATAAATACTTGTCGAGtcaacaaaaaaacattttagaGAGATATCAGCATGCTGATATGAAATACCAAAGCGAAACGCATTAAagtaatgtaaaatatatatataatattcttcTGTGCATACTACTCACGTTAGTTCCAGATGTTTCATTTCTTGGATTATTGGGCTTTTGATGTCAATGTGGGCGATTAGGAACTTAACTGTGCTTAACAAAATGTTTCTTTTATACTGAGACCACTTTTCTACTGTTACCATCCAATTCTGACAAGAATGAGGGCAGTTATTACAACTACTAATTTATATAAAACCATTTTGAATGTGTTATCCATTTAATTTTAACAGAGATTAAAGGCGCATACGATAAATCAAAGATTGGTGACG is from Styela clava chromosome 9, kaStyClav1.hap1.2, whole genome shotgun sequence and encodes:
- the LOC120339407 gene encoding uncharacterized protein LOC120339407 translates to MSLLKKKQILPISIFYICAQSFNDNLKMNPAFLPQYPGAHPQMHYFPRPMLPNYVPWPNYSDLFPGYPCFFIPQYPQVSLIPYEQIHPLYMKPQIPYIPAAPHCPPRPVHPPRLPTLLQPNVQRPSRDRQARYNAALRGHDNTAFQTHNPTMVEHYRTRDASSVAGRKLFSGLRRTLNDATVQPSIGNSVIDGGRKRRLRRRRKKILDTDKQLGIVHSEELSSINMSSHLNTQIPTNTNDDDANYETCDDEDDFTAIATDSRALKSRQCTLDDYRESGNGHNDVAQSNADFTAIATNKSYSHVFSVKSATHFHGKKGNSVSRRAVLRRRRGNLDATSHNSEVGVGTSRKQKSPVKPNTDNYWGAVANIESFWDASIRSICSRMESELRLGVVADNLSPHRDKTDCRCKNCLRKRSNQGGSKAIHQKDEQNEDQKSPELWWDKTAGTEYEWSLNYVNDVNNNTPSLSSCEQTNKSDEYVVVDLSKDDVTRKCENAEGNNNPGDEKDTSDDFCEISISKDSNVSTKRRLLPVDWDSIQQDGENSKEQKTLDSQTEQPPPNIAELDKAIVDHGPLTSDPHTMPEDLQASISSTLEKLGCKKQITNKDASPMPKQGDSERGNNEANNNKAESNGPARETVRTSFKQQQIIGSNLTNRSLSNPCISNFDYVGKQLAKDGSIRRTSSCPDIYCKVKLEADESDTQQNKSLVLEEFKFGDLFRRRACAVSGSISDQPFIKKSDKRENTSQNYLNNRNFYDASKPRVGDNEQLRTKDKASEGKYTQKRRDGVGFTQKQACWSTEPVAFITMGADKLSVSKLVNKNLSATKSLIDKGWTTTFLQPVVSAKQQHVRPLYFNKNVSTYPRRLDNVKHAGVSRYEQRNTRFVPLPVLLACNTNTISGAKRRARAPHRRRSTSHLHQSLLSKRERHYRSKQLATSFLQNSENDRNWTYPSHEEKRVLCPVNETYFRERLKAHTINQRLVTIQEIADETKENPTAPANTLQDSVPNLENDEENSIAITSEPIQPSESIATEESKPSEQITNGSQDKKKTSFLRRIIKGAKAKPPRQKFASNKQDEKEFGIFKGISKKSFKQDRSRESKVNKKSRLFRRHTKSDAVKSTEQGDVNGNIPARTSSVIERRDHLPQNEREENLLRDPGNQIYPDPSGPKGDKNLRSALYKPTFLCMAAIEAQNSGAKGGRAITEEDENLFGLASDEVEPLPTSLKRRRNKQHSSAATPGARINSETGDVLEMSEIRSVAAMLSSTKILECESPFPE